Genomic window (Arthrobacter sp. StoSoilA2):
GCGGTGCCGCGATGACCCTCCAGGAGGTGCCGGAAGCTTTGCAGGGAGGAACTCTGCCTCGACGGCGGACCAGCGCATTGTGGAGTTGGTTCCGAAAGCACCTGGTGTGGATTGCGCTGGGGGCAGTGTTTGCAGCATTCGTGACGTTCCTGGTGGTGGAGCGGTTCTCGGCACCCAAAGACTCCGGGTCGCTATCTACCCGCAATCCCGCTCCCGACGGGGCCATGGCCTTGGCCGAAATACTGGGGCGCCACGGTGTGGGCATAACTCCAACCGATAACCTCGAAGACACCCTGGCAGCTCTTTCCGACGGCGACGCCACCTTGCTGCTGTATGACCCCCGCGGTTTCCTGGATATATCGCAGTTGCAGGATGTGAGTGCTGTGGCCGGGCGGGTAGTGGTGGTCGCACCGCGCCTGCGCACGTTGAACGGCCTCGATCCGGAGTTCCGCCCCGGCGGTGTGGTCCCCGAAGCGACAAAAATCCTTGAACCGGGCTGCAGCCAGGAAGATGCAGAGCAGGCAGGACCCGTTGCCGCCCAAGGACCGGTGTACCTGGGGCCAGTTGTTTGCTACGCCACCCGCAGCGATGGACCTGGACTTTATGTGGCCTCGGCCGATGGGCACATCATTGTGCTGGGGAGCACCGAGTTGCTGGAAAACCAACACCTCGCGGCCGTTGGCAACGCCGCATTGGCGATGCGGACCCTGGGAAGCGGCCCCGACTTGGTCTGGTACACACCAGGCATCGCCGATGTAGCGTCCGATAGATCCACCCCGACGCTCAACGAGCTCGCACCGCCTTGGCTGGCTTTTGCGGGCCCATGGCTGGCTGTCATAGCTATCCTTGCCATCCTCTGGCGCGGACGACGCTTGGGACCGTTGGTCTTTGAACCACTTCCCGTGGTGGTTAAGGCCGCAGAAACGGCCGAAGGACGCGCACGTCTATATCAGGATTCACGCGCCGTGGAACGCGCCGCCGACAATCTCCGGGCAGGAACCCTCGCCCGGTTGGCCAGGCATTTCAACCTGGGGACGGACGCCACCGGGGAGGCCATTATCGACGCCGTGGCCCGGCGCCTTGGACGGCAAGTACCGGCAATCCGGTGGGCGTTAATTGATTCCAAACCCCAGACAGAAGGACAACTGGTGCAGTGGGCACAACAGATCGAACGAATCGAGCAGGAGGCAACGGCCCGATGAGCAACCAGCCGAACAACTATACGGACAGCAACAACCAATACTCCGGTGGCGCGGCCCACCAGGTAAACCATGCACACGCGGGCGAACCCCAGGTGAATGCACCTGGGGTGAATGGACCGCAGGTGAATGGACCACAGCAGGGCCTACACAGCAGCGGCATGGAGGATCCTGCCCGACAATCCCTGCTGAACGTCCGGAGTGAAGTTGGGAAGGCTGTGGTCGGCCAGGATCCCACAGTGACAGGCATGCTCATCGCCCTTCTCTGCGGCGGCCATGTCCTGCTGGAAGGTGTGCCCGGCGTCGCCAAGACGCTGTTGGTCCGGGCGTTGTCCACTGCCCTGAGCCTGGAAACCAAACGCGTACAGTTCACCCCGGACCTCATGCCCGGTGACGTCACGGGCTCCTTGGTGTACGACTCGCATTCATCGGAATTCACGTTCCGGGAAGGGCCCGTTTTCACCAACATCCTGCTGGCCGATGAAATAAACCGAACGCCACCCAAAACGCAGGCCTCGCTCCTGGAAGCCATGGAGGAACGCCAGGTTTCCGTGGATGGCGTATCGCGCCCACTGCCTGCGCCCTTCATCGTGGCTGCCACCCAGAATCCCGTGGAATACGAAGGAACCTACCCCCTGCCCGAGGCCCAGCTGGACAGGTTCCTCCTCAAGTTGACCATGCCGTTGCCAGGCCGAGCCGAGGAAATCGAAGTAATCCGCCGACACGCCGGTGGCTTCGACCCCCGAAACCTCGCCGCGGCCGGCGTGCGGGCGGTGGCTGGCGCCGTCGAGCTTTCCAACGCTCGTGCGGCTGTGGCGCAAGTGGCCGTCGCACCGGAAATCCTGGCCTACATTGTGGATGTGGTCCGGGCAACCAGGTCAGCGCCGTCCTTCCAGCTGGGCGTCTCTCCTCGAGGCGCTACTGCCCTCCTGAACACGTCGAAGGCATGGGCCTGGTTGTCCGGGCGGCCCTTCGTGACGCCTGACGACGTCAAAGCACTATCGTTGCCTTGCCTCAGGCACCGGGTAGGCCTGCGTCCTGAGGCCCAGATGGATGGCATCCACGTTGACGACGTCCTTGGCAGCATCCTGGCGTCCGTTCCGGTGCCTCGTTGATTCTGCCGGCGATGCAGATGACAGCAATGGCAAGAGTGCCCTGATGGCCATCACGGGTCGTTTTGTGTTGCTGGCAGTTACCGGGCTGGTTCCGTTGCTGCTGTTTCCGGCGTGGATCACCGTGCTGTTCATCGCTATCGGACTGCTGCTGCTTCTGGCCCTTGACCTTATCCTGGCGGCTTCCCCGGCCAAGCTGGGCTTGGCACGTCAGCAACCGGGCAACGTCACCTTGGAGAGTCAGGTGAATTCCGTCATCACGGTGACCAACCTGGGCCGCCGGAAGCTACGGGCGATGGTCCGGGACGGTTGGCAACCTTCCGCTGGAGCCCTGAACCCAACACAGCCGCTCGACGTTCCACCCGGCGAACGGCGCCGCCTGACGGTGTCCCTGCTCCCACGGCGCCGCGGCGATCTTGAAAGCCCGCACGTGACGGTCCGTTCGTACGGGCCCTTGCGGCTGGCCGCACGGCAGCGAACCAGGGCACTTCCCGGCCGGCTTCGAGTGCTGCCACCCTTCCATTCCAAACGGCATCTGCCATCGAAACTACGCAAGCTGCGCGAGCTTGATGGCAGGGCGGCCGTGCAGATCCGGGGCGCGGGAACGGAGTTCGATTCGCTGCGTGACTACGTCCGTGGCGATGACGTCCGGTCCATCGACTGGCGTGCAACTGCGCGTCGCACATCTGTGGTGGTCCGTACCTGGCGTCCGGAACGGGACAGGCGTGTTGTGATCGTTCTGGACACATCGCGGACCGCGGCGGCCAGGATTGACGACGAGCCGAGGCTGGACACTTGGATTGAGGCGGCGCTGCTGCTCGCGGTTCTGGCGGAACGGGGCGGGGACCGGGTTGACTTCCTCGCCTACGACCGGATGCTCCGCGCGAGGGTCGAGTCTGCTTCGAAAGGCAATCTCCTGGCGCAACTCGTTCAGGCCATGGCGACATTGGAGGCCGAGCTCATAGAACTGGACTGGCAGCAGATCCCAGGCCAGGTGCGGGCCGTATCGGCACACCGCTCGCTTGTGGTGCTTTTGACAGCCCTCGACGGCGGCGCCCCCGAGGAAGGCCTTCTCCCCATGGTGGCCCAGCTGGTCCGCCAGCACGTGGTGGTGGTCGCGTCTGTCCGGGACCCGTTGCTGGCAGCCATGAAAGCCGGGCGTTCCACCGCAGGCCAGGTTTTCCGCGCCGCCGCCGCCGAACGCGCCCTGCTGGAACGGGCCGCCGTCACAGAACAATTGCGGCAACTGGGGGCTGAAGTGGTGGACGCCGAACCCTCCGAGGTCCCTCCCCTGCTTGCTGACACCTACATCCGGCTTAAAGCGGCCGGACGGCTCTAGGAAGGACTCCCATGAACGAACCCATCTACCGGCTCGCCCTGGGCAATGATTTCAACAAGCTGGCCCCCGAACTACAGGAGTACTTCTCCTTGGCGGCAGGCTCCGGATCGTATGGAATTGGCGAGGGGGTCTTTGACGTCGTAGGGTGCCCGCAAAAATGGCTGCGTCCTTTGCTGGCCCTGACGGGAAGCGAAGAGGCCTTCTTCCCTGAATACGGCGAAGGCATTCCGTTCCGCATTGAGAACCATGCCCACGTGGATCCTTTCGGCCGGCAAGCCCTCACGGCACGGCGTGAAATCTACTTCCCATCCGGGACGCGGTTGTTCCTCGACACCACGAGCGCTATCACCGCGCCGCAGGCCGGCTCCGTCACCCCCGCACCGACCCGGTTGGTGGACCATGTCGGCCGCTACCGCCGCCTCGTCACGGACCTGGATGTAAGTGTCACGCCCAACGGCCGGCTGCGGGGCGTGTCGAAAGCCAGCCGGCTCTTCCTGGGTCCATTGCGCATTCCGTTGCCGGCGGCCCTGGACGCAAAGGCCTTTGCGGAGCAGTGGTGGGACGGGGACGAGGGCAAGCACCGGATCCAGGTCAAGGTCATCCAACCCCAGATCGGCGTCGTGCTTGTCTATGCCGGCCGCTTCGATTACCGGTTGGCGCCCTACCTGCCCGGGGCAGCCCAAGGCACCTCACTCCCCCGCTATGCGGAACCGGATCGCTGGGAAAAGAGGATCTAGCCCTTGCCAATCAACCCTGGGACAGGCCGGGTCAACCCTGTGACAGCTGGTCCAGGCCGTCGGCCACCTGTGTGAGTCGGGCAAGCACTTCCTTGGCTGTGGCGGGCTTCACGTGGGCGAGTCCCGTAGCCGGCGTCAGTCGCAGTGCCGGCAAGGCCGACGCCGGGAGACCCAGCTGGCTCCAAGGCCGCCAAATGCTTTCCACGATCTCGGCCGTCCGCGGAAGCCTGGCATCAGTGTCTGATGTGGGCATCGCACCGGCCCACACACGCTTGCCGGCTTCCACTGCTGCGGCAAGGTGCTCCCATTGGCGGGTTGTCAATGCCTTCAGCGGCACAGCAACACCATCGGCGCCCGCATCGAGTATGCGATCGATCGGGGCCTCTATCTCCGGTACGGCCACCACAATTTCGACGGCGCCCGCAGCCCTGAGCGCATCGATCACCAACCGCCACGCTCCCGCAACCTCCTCGCCGGGGATGGACCGCAGCGTGCGGTAACCACTCGCCGTCGGGATCGTGCCGCCCATCACTGCGGCAATGTCCGGCTCGTCCAGCTGGACCACAATGCCCGCTCCAGGGACCGCTTCCGAGATCCGCTGGAGGTGTTCTGCGACTCCGGCTGCCAGTGACTCTGCAATGTCACGGCGCGCTCCAAAATCGAGGAGGGCCCGCTCTCCGTTGTGCAGGTACAAACCGGCTGCGAGGCTCAGGGGACCCATCAACTGGACCTTGATCCCGCTGGCTGAAACCTCTTCTGTTCCAGCGACGTCAGCCAGGATGTTGATGTCAGTGGCAAGCGCGGACCGTCCCCGCTGCGCGTCTTTTCCCGGCCGGTCCACGAGTCTCCAACCATGTGGTTGAACGTCCACGGCCAAGTCCACCAGCAACGATGCTGTCCTGCCTACGGCATCGGATCCGACACCACGGTCCGGCAGTTCAGGCAGGAACGGAAGGTGGGGGTCCCCCAATTCCCCCCGGATGATCCGCAGGGATTCCGCAGGGTCGATCCCTGGCCATGGGCCAAGAGCCGTCGCGCTGACCCGTTGTACTTCTCCTGACATATGTTCAGGCCTGCTGGCTGGAGATCTGGTGATCCTCTGCGATGGCTTCATGATGGCGGATCACTTCACTGATGATGAAATTCAGGAACTTCTCGGCAAATGCGGGGTCAAGATGTGCGTCCTCGGCCAGACGGCGAAGCCGGGCGATCTGGGCTGCTTCGCGTCCGGGGTCGCCCGCGGGAAGCTTGTGCGTGGCCTTGAGAATCCCTACTTTCTGGGTGGCCTTGAAGCGTTCCGCGAGCAGGAAAACGAGTGTGGCATCAATGTTGTCAATGCTGGACCGGATGGAGAGCAGCTCATCCATGACGCCGCGATCCACCTGGCCCGCGAGGGAACTCGCTGACGGGTTGAAGGAATCGTGGTCTTCGGGGAGGGCACTGTTCTGCTCGGTCATGGTCCCCAGTCTATGGGGTGCGGCGGTAGCGTTGCCGGTGTTACCTGACTGCGTCCCGCCAGCGGTGTTCCCATCGCGGGAATCGGTGCAGAATGGCAGCATCACTGCACTCGACCAAGGGAGATTCCATGAAAATCGCTGTCCTGGGAACTGGAATGGTGGGGCACGCCCTCGCTGGCAAGCTGGTGTCCTTGGGCCACGAGGTCATCATGGGTTCCCGTGAATCCGGAAATCCCAAGGGCGAGGAGTGGGCCCGGCAAGCTGGTCCGCGCGCCCGTGCGGGCTCTTTCGCGGAAGCGTGCGCACAGTCCGAGCTGATCGTGAATGCAACACCCGGTACTGTGAGCCTGGCCGTCCTCGCTGAAGCCGGCGACACCACCCTGAACGGCAAAATCCTCCTGGACGTGGCCAACGCCCTGGATGGATCCAAGGGCTTTCCGCCATCGCTCTCAGTGTGCAACACCGACAGCATCGCCGAGACCATTCAACGGACCTACCCCGGGGTGCGGGTAGTGAAGTCGCTGAACACGGTCAGCGCCCCGGTAATGGTGGATCCAGGGCGGCTTCCGGGTCCACATGACATGTTCATGGCGGGAAACGACGCGGATGCCAAGTCCACAGTGTCAGGCCTGCTGCAGGAGTTTGGTTGGGCGCCCGAGCACATCAGGGACCTCGGTGGACTCGACGCCGCCCGCGGAATGGAGATGTGGCTGCCTTTGTGGCTAAGGATCTTCATGCAGCAGCCGAAGGGAAAGATGTTCAACATCGCCATCGTGTCCGAGTAGCGCACCAAGGCCCAGAACGAATGAAGGCCCGCCACAGTGAATTGCTCACTGTGGCGGGCCTTCGTTGCGTTCAGCCTGCGTGCGGGTTAGCCGCCCAACAGCGCGCGGTGCGCTTCCCGGCGTCGTGCTTGTTCATCAGGGTCCGGAACCGGCAAGGAGGCGATCAGCCGCTTGGTGTAGTCGTGCTGGGGCGAGCCCATCACATGGTTGCCGATGCCCTGCTCCACCAACTGTCCCTTGTACAGCACGCCAACCCAGTGCGACAACATGTCCACGACTGCGAGGTCATGGCTGATGAACAGGGCCGCGAAGCCGAACTGCTCCTGGATGTCCTTGAACAGGTCCAGAACCTTGGCCTGCACTGAGACGTCCAGGGCCGAGGTTGGTTCGTCGGCAATCAACAGGCGTGGGTTGAGCGCCAACGACCTCGCCAGAGAGGCGCGCTGCCGCTGTCCACCGGACAGCTCGTGTGGGTAGCGTTGCGCGTACGACGCCGGCAACTGGACTGACTCGAGCAGCTCACCTACCTTTTTCCGCGCCTCAGCCGCGCTCGGCTTGGTGTGGATAATCAACGGCTCAGCGACGCACTCACCGATGGTGAGGTGGGGGTTGAACGAGGCCGCCGGGTCCTGGAAAACGAAGCCGATCTCCTTCCGCAGCGGACGGAAGGTCCGCTCCTTGAAGTCCAGCATTTCGTAGCCGAGGACCTTCAGGCTGCCGCCGGTTGTCCTTGTCAGCCCTGCGATCGCCCGCCCGATGGTGGATTTGCCTGAGCCGGACTCCCCCACCAAACCGAAGACCTCATTCTCGGAGACCGTAAAGCTGACGTTGTCCACAGCTTTGAAGCCATGGCGCCCAAAGCGCCCTGGGTACTCGATGGTGAGGTTCTTCGCCTCAACGAGGACCTTGCCATCCTGATGCAACCGGCCACGGGCGCCTTCCGAGGCTGAGTTGCGGCCAAGGTGCGGGACCGCCGCGAGGAGCTTTTTTGTGTAGTCCTGCTTTGGTTCCGCGAACAACACCCTTGAGGGCGCTTCTTCCACCACATCGCCCTGGTACATGACCACCACGCGGTCGGCGAGGTCGGCCACGACCCCCATGTTGTGGGTAATCAACACGATGGATGTGCCGTAGTTGTCCCGCAAGTCACGGAGCAGTTGCAGGATTTCCGCCTGTACTGTGACGTCAAGGGCTGTCGTTGGTTCATCGGCCACAATCAGACCAGGGTTCAGTGCCAATGCGGCGGCAATCACCACGCGCTGCTTTTGCCCGCCGGAAAACTGGTGTGGGTAGTAGTTGACCCGGGTTTCAGGGTCCGGAATTCCCACCTTTCGGAGAGCCTCCGTGGCCCGTTCCTTCGCTTCCTTGGACGATACGCGGTGGCCATCCTTGGCGTGGGCGCGGATCCCCTCGGCAATCTGCCATCCAACAGTGAACACGGGATTCAATGCTGTGGAGGGCTCCTGGAAAACCATGGCGACGTCGCGTCCACGGATCTTTCGAAGCGCGGATTTGCTGACACTGATCACGTTGTTGCCGTTGATCACCACAGCACCGGAGCTGATGGCTGTTTCAGGCAGCAAGCCCAGAATGGTCTTGGCTGCAACTGTCTTGCCGGAACCCGACTCCCCCACGATCGCCACGACTTCACCAGGCTTAACGTCCAGGCTGACGTCCTTCACCGCATGGACGTCTCCGCTATCGGTGGCAAAAGTTACCTTCAGCCGGTCAATGGTGAGGACGGGTTCACTGGCGGCCCCGGCGTCGGAAATGTTTCCGAGATTGGTGGTCATGGCTTACCTGCCTCTGTAGCTGTCGGGGTTGCAGGGGTTTTCGTGGTGCCTGCGCGCTTTCGGCCACGGATCCGGGGATCGTTGAGGTCGTTGATGCTTTCGCCAACCAGCGTCAGGCCCAGGACGGTCAGCACGATGGCGATGCCAGGGAAAACACCGGTCCACCAGATACCGGAGGAGGTATCGGCCAGTGCCTTGTTCAGGTCAAAGCCCCACTCTGCAGCCGATGTTGGCTCGATGCCGAAGCCCAGGAAGCCAAGGCCTGCGAGCGTAAGGATCGCTTCGGAGGCATTGAGCGTGAACATCAGGGGCAGGGTGCGCGTTGCGTTCTTGAAGATGTGCCGTCCGATGATACGCAGGCTGGATGCACCCAGTACCTTGGCCGACTCGACGAAAGGCTCGGCCTTGAGCCGGATGGTTTCGGCGCGGATGACCCGGAAATACTGGGGCACGAACACCACTGTGATGGAGAACGCACAGGAGAAAATACCGCCCCAGAAACTGGACTGGCCACGGCTGATGACGATCGAGATGACGATTGCCAAAAGCAGGGTGGGGAAGGCATAGATGGCGTCCGCCACTACTACAAGGATCCTGTCCAACCAGCCGCCGAAGTAGCCGCTGAGCAGGCCCAGGGCGACGCCAAGGAAAAGTGACATTGCCACGGACACGACGATGACGGTCACGGCCGTCTGGGATCCCCATAGGACGCGGGACAGGACGTCATAGCCGCCCACAGTGGTGCCAAGCAGGTGTTTGGCACCCGGTGCCTGTTGGGTGGGGAAGGAACCGGACGCATCGCTGAGTTGGGAGTAGCCGTAAGGGGCCAGAAGCGGTGCGAGAATGCTTGTCAGCAGGAACAACCCGCTGAGGACAACGCCCACTATCAGCATGCCCCGTTGGAGGCCAACGCTTTTCCTGAGGTGGGAAACCACTGGAAGCCGGGAGAAGAGGGGCTGCCTGGGAGCAGTCAGTGAAGGAGTGCTCATGGTCAGTACCTCACTCGGGGATCGATGAGCGCGGCAATGATGTCCACGATGAAGTTGGTCACGGCGACGATGATGGCCAACAACACCACAATGCCTTGGACAGCCACAAAGTCGCGGGCATTCAGGTACTGGACCAGCTGGTAGCCGAGTCCTTTCCATTCGAACGTTGTCTCGGTCAGGATGGCGCCGCCGAGCATGAGCGCAATTTGCAGGCCCATGACAGTGATGATGGGGATCAGTGCAGGCTTGTAAGCGTGTTTGGTAACCAGCCGGAACTCGCTAACGCCACGGGACCGGCCAGCCTCAATGTAGTCCTTTCCCAGCGTGCCAATGACGTTTGTCCGCACCAGCCGCAGGAAGACCCCTGCAGTCAGCAAACCCAGGGCCACGGCCGGCAGGACAGCGTGGGCTGCAACGTCTCCAAGAGCCGCAAAGTTGCCGCTGCGGAGCGCGTCCAGCCAGTAGATGCCTGATGGAGCTCCGAGGCTGCTCATGGTCAGTTCCGTACGGGTGGAGGCACGTCCTGCTACGGGGAACCATCCGAGCCACACCGAAAAGGTCAGTTTGAGAAGCAGGCCCGAAAAAAACACCGGAGTGGCATAGCAGAGAATCGCGAAGAACCGCAGGACTGCGTCGGAGGTCTTGTCGCGGTGTTGGGCTGCGATGAGTCCGAACGGGATACCAACTGCGAGCGCCACGATCAATGCGTTGATCGACAGCTCAAGTGTTGCGGCACCGAAGGTGGTGAGTACCTCCACGACGGGACGACGATCAGTGATCGTTGTGCCGAAATTGCCTGTGATGAGTTGGCCGAGGTATTCGAAGTACTGGATCAAAACCGGGCGGTCGTAGCCGGCATCATGGATTCGCTGTGCCAGTACATCCGGCGGGAGGCGTCCGCCCTGGGCAGCCGTGATGGGATCTCCAATGACCCGCATCAGGAAGAAGACCAACGTCACCAGAATGAAGACGGTGGGGATGATCAGGAAGAACCGGATCACGATGTATTTTCCTAGGCCTCCCCCGGCCTTGGACTTGCTTTTTGGAGCTACTATTCCGGGCTCGGCCTCGGGTACCTCTATAAGTGTTGTCATTGTTACCTGTATTTCCTGCCCGCGGATTGCGCGGGATTGGCTCGTGCATGCCGGCCACGAAAGTGGTCAGCAAAGGAGGCGGGACACCGGATCAGCGTCCCGCCTCCTTCCCACCACAGAGGCGTGGTTACTTGGAAATCGTTCCGAGGCGGAACTTGAAGGATGCGTCCAGCGTCTTCTCGACGCCGTTCACGCCGCTTCCGGCCACCGCAACCTGGGCGCCCTGCAGCAGGGGAAGGGTTGAGATGTCCTTGGCGAGTGCGTTCTGGACATCTTTGATGTCCGCCTCACGCTTGGTCTTGTCAGCCTCGGTCAGCTGCTTGGCGATCAAGTCGTTCACAGTGGGGTTGTTGTAGTGGTTCTTCAGGAAGCCGCCGTCCGGGAAGAACGGGGTCAGGTAGTTATCGGCGTCGCTGAAGTCGGGGAACCACCCAAACTGGAACACAGGGTACTCGTCAGCGCGGCTCGCCTTGCTGTAGGTAACCCATTCAGTGGACTGCAGGTTGACCTTGAAGAGTCCGGACTTCTCCAGTTGTTCCTTGATCATGGCGTACTCGTCACCGGAGGAGCCGCCGTAGTGGTCCGGGTTGTATTGCAGGTTCAACGCAACGGGCTCCGTGATTCCGGCGTCCGCCAGGACCTTCTTGGCCTTGTCCAGGCTCGGCTTTCCGTTGTCTCCATAGGCGTCCTTGAATGACTCGTTGGCGCCAAGGAATCCGCTGGGCACGTTGGAGTACAGCGGGAGGTAGGTGCCCTTGTAGACCTGGTCGGCGATGGCCTGCCGGTCCACGAGGTTGGCTACGGCTTGCCGGACGGCGAGCGCCTTGGCGGGATCAGCGCCGGCTGCCTTGGTGCCGAACGGCATGGTGTCGAAGTTGAAGGTGATGTAGCGGATCTCGCCGCCCGGTCCCGTCAACACCTTGACCTTGGAGTCTTTCCGAAGGTCATCAACGTCCGTGGCACTGAGGCTGCGGAAGGCGACGTCGATGTTGCCCTGCTGGATGTCCAGCTTGAGGTTGGTGGGGCTGGCGTAGTACTTGATGGTGGCTTCGTCGTTTGCCGGCTTGCCAAGGACACCTTTGTAGTCGCCGAAGGCCTTGAAGCTGACAAGTTCGTTCTTCTTGTAGCTATCGATCGTGTATTGGCCGTAGAAGGCCTTGGCCTTGATGATCTCGTCGTCAGGAAGGATCTTGTCCGCGGGGAAAACTTCGTCGTCGACAATGGGCGCCGCAGGACTGCTGAGGATCTGGCTGAATGTCTGGTCGTTTGCCTTCTTCAGCTTGAAAACCACCGTGGTGGCGTCAGGAGTGCCCACACTCTCGATGTTGGTCAGCAGGGACGCCGGGCCGGCGGGGTCGTTGATGGCGACCTGCCGGTCAAAGGAGAACTTGACGTCTTTGGAATCCAAGGTGTGTCCATTGGCCCATTTCAGACCGGACTTGAGCTTGACGGTGTATTCGGTCGGTGCCGTGAATGAGGACGACTCCGCAAGGTCCGGGACCGGTTCTGCACCCCCAGGCTTGGAGTTCAACAGGAACGAGTAAATCTGGTTCATCACCATGAACGAACCATTGTCATAGGATCCTGCCGGGTCCAATGCGGTGACTTTGTCTGTGGTGCCGTAGGCGATCGGGCCGGCGGCAGCCGGGGCGGACGAGGAACCGCCGCCGGAGGGGCCCGTGCATGCAGTCAAAGCGAGGGCGGAAACGCCCGCCAGCGCGATAACGCCATGCAGGGCCTTCTTCTTCAGTGCCATCTGTGAACCTTCTGTTCGATGGATTAGGCGCACCGCCGTGGGATATTTGTGACGGAGCGCACTCTTGATTCCACGATTCAATCAGACTTCGGCGCCCCGGGGACCTTGATTTGGTGATTCGAGACACAATATTTACCTACGAGTAGGTTTGCCCGGGGACGCCAAAGCATTGCCCCCGGAGGGTCGCAGGAATATCTTTATTCCGAGTTGACAAGCGCTGATCACGGGCAGGCGGAACGCGGCCGTGGACAGCATCCAGGCGGCGGTTCAGGGGGCCGCCGAGGTAATGGGTGCAAGGACCAGTCCTAAGGACAGGAACATGAGCAAGGCAGCCCTCTGCGTGGGGATCAACAAGTTCAAGTATTTACCCGAATCGAGCTGGCTTCACGGTTGCGTTAATGACGCTGAAGACCTGGCCGCCCTCCTTGAGGCGCAGTATGGATTCGCGTCCTCCAGCATCAAGGTCTTGAGGGATGCCAAGGCCAACAAAAAGTCCGTAATGGCCGAACTCAACAAGCTGGTCGATAGCGCGGTGGACGGAAAATCCAACCACATCGTCTTCACCTTCTCCAGCCATGGCACGCAGATACCCGATGTCAGCGGCGATGAAGCCGACCGGCTGGACGAGGCCTTCGCCTGCTATGACATCAACAACTCCGGCGACTCATGGGACCCGGACACAGTGATCACGGACGATGAGCTGGCGACGCTCTTCGCGCGGCTGCCGGACGGTGTCCTCATGGATGTTGTACTGGACACCTGCCACAGCGGTACTGGACTGAAGTCCCTGGACCTGTTGCCAGGCCGGCGTCCCCGCTTCCTGCCCGCTCCGACGCCCCGGGCCGTGATCGCGAACGAGTTCAGCGACACACGCACCCTGCGCGACCTGGTGAAATCAGTAAAAGGGGCCAAGCCCGTGCTGATGGCAGCCTGCC
Coding sequences:
- a CDS encoding ABC transporter permease; the protein is MSTPSLTAPRQPLFSRLPVVSHLRKSVGLQRGMLIVGVVLSGLFLLTSILAPLLAPYGYSQLSDASGSFPTQQAPGAKHLLGTTVGGYDVLSRVLWGSQTAVTVIVVSVAMSLFLGVALGLLSGYFGGWLDRILVVVADAIYAFPTLLLAIVISIVISRGQSSFWGGIFSCAFSITVVFVPQYFRVIRAETIRLKAEPFVESAKVLGASSLRIIGRHIFKNATRTLPLMFTLNASEAILTLAGLGFLGFGIEPTSAAEWGFDLNKALADTSSGIWWTGVFPGIAIVLTVLGLTLVGESINDLNDPRIRGRKRAGTTKTPATPTATEAGKP
- a CDS encoding ABC transporter permease, coding for MTTLIEVPEAEPGIVAPKSKSKAGGGLGKYIVIRFFLIIPTVFILVTLVFFLMRVIGDPITAAQGGRLPPDVLAQRIHDAGYDRPVLIQYFEYLGQLITGNFGTTITDRRPVVEVLTTFGAATLELSINALIVALAVGIPFGLIAAQHRDKTSDAVLRFFAILCYATPVFFSGLLLKLTFSVWLGWFPVAGRASTRTELTMSSLGAPSGIYWLDALRSGNFAALGDVAAHAVLPAVALGLLTAGVFLRLVRTNVIGTLGKDYIEAGRSRGVSEFRLVTKHAYKPALIPIITVMGLQIALMLGGAILTETTFEWKGLGYQLVQYLNARDFVAVQGIVVLLAIIVAVTNFIVDIIAALIDPRVRY
- a CDS encoding ABC transporter substrate-binding protein, coding for MALKKKALHGVIALAGVSALALTACTGPSGGGSSSAPAAAGPIAYGTTDKVTALDPAGSYDNGSFMVMNQIYSFLLNSKPGGAEPVPDLAESSSFTAPTEYTVKLKSGLKWANGHTLDSKDVKFSFDRQVAINDPAGPASLLTNIESVGTPDATTVVFKLKKANDQTFSQILSSPAAPIVDDEVFPADKILPDDEIIKAKAFYGQYTIDSYKKNELVSFKAFGDYKGVLGKPANDEATIKYYASPTNLKLDIQQGNIDVAFRSLSATDVDDLRKDSKVKVLTGPGGEIRYITFNFDTMPFGTKAAGADPAKALAVRQAVANLVDRQAIADQVYKGTYLPLYSNVPSGFLGANESFKDAYGDNGKPSLDKAKKVLADAGITEPVALNLQYNPDHYGGSSGDEYAMIKEQLEKSGLFKVNLQSTEWVTYSKASRADEYPVFQFGWFPDFSDADNYLTPFFPDGGFLKNHYNNPTVNDLIAKQLTEADKTKREADIKDVQNALAKDISTLPLLQGAQVAVAGSGVNGVEKTLDASFKFRLGTISK
- a CDS encoding caspase family protein, with amino-acid sequence MSKAALCVGINKFKYLPESSWLHGCVNDAEDLAALLEAQYGFASSSIKVLRDAKANKKSVMAELNKLVDSAVDGKSNHIVFTFSSHGTQIPDVSGDEADRLDEAFACYDINNSGDSWDPDTVITDDELATLFARLPDGVLMDVVLDTCHSGTGLKSLDLLPGRRPRFLPAPTPRAVIANEFSDTRTLRDLVKSVKGAKPVLMAACRSDQTAADALIDGRYNGAFTYHFVKSLQGNGTVVRAEVLKLVSKGLKGGGFDQIAQLEGTTAARKAAWGS